The following proteins are co-located in the bacterium genome:
- a CDS encoding SpoVG family protein: MKITEIRVSLRQKDNDKLLAFANVTFDNAFAVRGIKIIQGTTGPFIAMPSRKMADGTYKDIAHPINAETRLMLEKSILDEYHKVLKDGVSRPVETEIPAEEK; this comes from the coding sequence ATGAAGATCACCGAGATCAGGGTTTCGCTGCGGCAGAAGGACAACGACAAACTTTTGGCCTTTGCCAACGTCACGTTCGACAATGCCTTTGCGGTGCGCGGCATCAAGATCATCCAGGGAACCACCGGACCCTTCATTGCCATGCCCAGCCGGAAAATGGCCGACGGCACCTACAAGGACATCGCCCACCCCATCAACGCCGAGACCCGGCTGATGCTGGAGAAATCGATACTGGACGAATACCACAAGGTGCTTAAGGATGGGGTCTCCCGGCCCGTCGAAACAGAGATCCCGGCCGAAGAGAAATAA
- the ispE gene encoding 4-(cytidine 5'-diphospho)-2-C-methyl-D-erythritol kinase: MPSSIILKAYAKLNLHLEVLGKRPDGYHDLWSIFHLISLHDELEFEPLENGRIVLSCDNQHLPVNEKNLVVKAARLLQGYLKGHVILRKTTCLPPEESSADPSVCQAICPTQGDHLHYDKLPGAKITLTKNIPIGAGLGGGSSDAAAALLGLSKLWGMSLGGLELHRLALELGSDVPYFLTGGTALVTGRGENIEPLTWKQDYHFVIVYPGFGVSTAWAYKNLKISLTKEPGFSKMIGNDLSLGPDPEQLAKSLGNDLEKAVTPSHPQIEQVKQQLVKSGALGALMSGSGSSVFGIFTDPGSARQTALELKPQWPCCFYAVSQRS, from the coding sequence ATGCCATCATCCATCATACTAAAAGCCTATGCCAAGCTCAACCTGCACCTGGAAGTGCTGGGCAAACGCCCCGACGGATACCACGACCTGTGGTCAATTTTCCACCTGATATCGCTGCACGACGAGTTGGAGTTTGAGCCGTTGGAGAATGGCCGGATTGTCCTGTCGTGTGATAACCAGCACCTGCCGGTCAACGAAAAGAACCTGGTGGTCAAAGCCGCCCGGCTGCTGCAGGGTTATCTGAAGGGCCATGTCATTCTGAGAAAGACTACCTGTTTACCACCCGAAGAATCATCTGCAGACCCTTCGGTTTGTCAAGCAATATGCCCTACTCAGGGTGACCATCTGCACTATGACAAGCTGCCAGGGGCTAAGATCACCCTTACCAAGAACATCCCCATCGGGGCGGGCCTGGGCGGGGGTTCTTCGGATGCTGCGGCCGCCCTGCTGGGCCTGTCTAAGCTCTGGGGCATGTCACTCGGCGGTCTTGAACTGCACCGGCTGGCACTGGAACTGGGGTCGGACGTCCCATATTTTTTGACCGGCGGCACCGCTTTGGTCACCGGACGGGGGGAGAACATAGAACCATTGACATGGAAGCAGGACTATCATTTCGTGATAGTCTATCCCGGGTTCGGCGTTTCCACCGCCTGGGCCTATAAAAACCTTAAAATATCATTGACAAAAGAGCCGGGATTTAGTAAAATGATTGGTAATGATCTGTCTTTGGGACCAGATCCGGAACAATTGGCAAAATCCCTTGGCAACGATCTGGAAAAAGCGGTCACACCATCGCACCCCCAGATAGAACAGGTCAAACAACAATTGGTCAAAAGCGGCGCCCTGGGCGCCCTGATGTCCGGCAGCGGTTCCTCGGTCTTCGGGATATTTACCGACCCCGGTTCCGCCCGCCAGACCGCCTTAGAACTGAAACCCCAGTGGCCCTGCTGCTTTTACGCCGTCAGCCAGAGATCCTAA
- a CDS encoding Crp/Fnr family transcriptional regulator: protein MAGQEFERSLKAGELLFKQGDPGNEMFLIRSGKVKITRSAGAVEKTLAVLKEGDFFGEMAVIDGSPRSAAATAIEETKLMIVDREAFNSQLKNNPMIAYVLETMSRRLRETNKQVEFLLIRDEMRRVVAMLVSMAKERGASTPDGVVIDFPYDYATLGGMVGMEAFKTEEIMKKLLGLNLIKVEDRKLIMPSLNDIDEYLRYITLKEKFSS from the coding sequence ATGGCTGGGCAGGAATTCGAAAGATCGCTCAAGGCCGGGGAACTGCTTTTCAAGCAGGGAGACCCCGGCAACGAGATGTTCCTCATCCGCTCCGGTAAGGTCAAGATCACCCGCTCGGCCGGGGCCGTCGAGAAGACCCTGGCGGTGCTCAAGGAGGGGGATTTCTTCGGAGAGATGGCGGTGATAGACGGCAGTCCCCGTTCGGCCGCGGCCACGGCCATCGAGGAGACCAAGCTGATGATAGTGGACCGGGAGGCTTTCAATTCCCAGCTCAAGAACAACCCCATGATAGCATATGTGCTGGAGACCATGTCCCGGCGACTGCGGGAGACCAACAAGCAGGTGGAATTCCTGCTGATCCGCGACGAGATGCGGAGGGTGGTGGCCATGCTGGTATCCATGGCCAAGGAGCGGGGGGCCAGCACCCCGGACGGCGTGGTGATAGACTTTCCCTACGACTACGCCACCCTGGGCGGGATGGTGGGGATGGAGGCCTTTAAGACCGAGGAGATCATGAAAAAACTTTTGGGACTGAACCTGATCAAGGTCGAGGACCGCAAGCTGATCATGCCCAGCCTCAACGATATCGACGAATACTTAAGATACATCACCCTTAAGGAAAAATTCTCCTCCTGA
- the thyA gene encoding thymidylate synthase, which translates to MREYLDLVKYVLDNGTAQKNRTGVDTLSCFACSYQVDLQNGFPLLTTKKVNFDAMLHELFWYLSGQAHIRDLRTKTRIWDDWADGEGRLETAYGRFWRRFPVPSQAAEGEKWGTRWISTDPETGDRTFDQIRYIIDILKEIKQNPATPNRRRMVVTAWHPGNAAESKLPPCHYTFCFSVIGDRLNCHLTQRSGDIALGIPFNLACYSLLTMMMARETGFKPGRFAHTIIDAHIYANHIEGLKQQLTREPRKLPLVEIATKPFFELTASDITLEGYDPHPGIKFSVAV; encoded by the coding sequence ATGCGCGAATATCTGGACCTGGTAAAATATGTTCTGGACAACGGGACGGCACAGAAGAACCGCACCGGCGTGGATACATTAAGCTGCTTTGCCTGCAGTTATCAGGTGGACCTGCAAAATGGTTTTCCCCTGCTTACCACCAAAAAGGTCAATTTCGACGCCATGCTGCACGAACTTTTCTGGTACCTTAGCGGCCAGGCGCATATCCGTGATCTTAGGACCAAGACCAGGATCTGGGACGACTGGGCCGATGGAGAGGGCCGGCTGGAGACCGCCTACGGCAGGTTCTGGCGCAGGTTCCCCGTTCCTTCCCAGGCGGCCGAGGGCGAGAAGTGGGGCACACGTTGGATTTCTACCGATCCCGAAACCGGTGACAGGACCTTTGATCAGATCCGGTATATTATTGACATTTTAAAAGAGATAAAGCAGAACCCGGCCACGCCCAACCGGAGGCGAATGGTGGTGACTGCCTGGCACCCGGGGAACGCCGCCGAGAGCAAACTGCCGCCCTGCCATTATACCTTCTGCTTCAGTGTCATCGGCGACCGGCTGAACTGCCACCTCACCCAGCGTTCCGGTGACATTGCCCTGGGCATACCATTCAATCTGGCCTGCTATTCTCTTTTGACCATGATGATGGCCCGGGAGACAGGTTTCAAGCCGGGCCGGTTTGCCCACACCATCATCGACGCCCATATTTACGCCAATCACATCGAAGGTCTGAAACAGCAGCTGACCAGGGAGCCGAGAAAACTTCCTCTAGTTGAGATAGCAACCAAACCTTTCTTTGAACTGACGGCCTCCGATATCACACTGGAAGGCTACGATCCGCACCCCGGAATAAAATTTTCCGTCGCAGTATGA
- a CDS encoding dihydrofolate reductase, translating into MSEKTIIVAMTRDRVIGLEGKMPWHISDDLKLFKKITLGGTVIMGRTTFESIGKPLPGRNNIVVSTTVKEIPGSTVCPALEDAVKKAEALGSKIFFIGGASIYKQALPLASAMLVSWVKQEYAGDTCFPDFDLNCWQEKEKNEYPEFTQILYRRK; encoded by the coding sequence ATGTCTGAAAAAACAATCATTGTGGCCATGACCAGGGACCGGGTGATCGGCCTGGAAGGTAAGATGCCCTGGCACATTTCCGATGACCTGAAGCTCTTTAAAAAGATAACCCTGGGCGGTACGGTGATCATGGGCCGCACCACTTTTGAATCCATCGGCAAGCCGCTTCCGGGCCGGAACAATATAGTGGTCAGCACCACGGTCAAAGAGATACCCGGATCAACTGTCTGCCCGGCCTTAGAAGATGCGGTAAAAAAGGCCGAAGCCCTTGGGTCCAAAATATTTTTTATCGGCGGGGCCAGCATCTACAAACAAGCACTGCCATTGGCAAGTGCCATGCTCGTCTCCTGGGTCAAACAGGAATATGCCGGCGATACCTGTTTCCCGGATTTCGATCTGAACTGCTGGCAGGAAAAAGAAAAGAATGAGTATCCCGAGTTTACCCAGATCCTTTACCGGCGTAAATAA
- a CDS encoding DNRLRE domain-containing protein encodes MKKITMLLLFAMVVAVLSLAQMPTKGISQPKDNNVKIEDETTTPVIPAIIETQTIVCPVVKDTWIYAFRPDSNYGKGYGWKDRTDKDKDITVPKMFLGFGGADKKAVLLQFDISKLPKGKLAKKAVIKLYNDFAGSAAETKVDAKMITKPWEEMKATWKTKPSWTAASLSTTSLSGAIGYGQAGKWYEWDVTKMILVWMVNKRPNNGIVLDPQGDSGVDRDFVCKEYQGKEQLYPVLEVTYEKEPPAKKPVPKDSKQ; translated from the coding sequence ATGAAAAAAATTACCATGCTTTTACTGTTTGCAATGGTCGTTGCGGTACTGTCACTGGCTCAAATGCCTACCAAGGGCATTTCCCAGCCAAAGGACAACAATGTTAAAATTGAGGATGAAACAACCACCCCGGTCATACCGGCAATAATTGAAACTCAAACTATAGTCTGCCCGGTGGTTAAAGACACTTGGATTTATGCCTTCCGGCCTGATTCCAACTACGGCAAGGGTTACGGCTGGAAGGACCGCACTGACAAGGACAAGGACATCACCGTTCCCAAGATGTTCCTGGGTTTCGGCGGCGCCGATAAAAAAGCGGTACTGCTCCAGTTTGACATTTCCAAACTTCCCAAGGGCAAACTGGCCAAAAAGGCGGTCATCAAACTTTACAACGATTTTGCCGGTTCGGCCGCCGAGACCAAAGTAGACGCTAAGATGATCACAAAACCCTGGGAAGAAATGAAGGCCACCTGGAAAACCAAACCCAGTTGGACTGCAGCATCTCTCAGCACAACTTCCCTGAGCGGGGCCATTGGTTACGGGCAGGCGGGGAAATGGTATGAGTGGGATGTCACCAAAATGATCCTGGTCTGGATGGTCAACAAAAGGCCCAACAACGGCATCGTCCTGGATCCTCAGGGAGATTCCGGAGTGGACCGCGACTTTGTCTGCAAGGAGTACCAGGGCAAGGAACAGTTATATCCGGTGCTGGAAGTGACTTATGAAAAGGAACCCCCGGCCAAGAAGCCGGTTCCCAAAGATTCCAAACAATAA